The following coding sequences lie in one Mustelus asterias chromosome 8, sMusAst1.hap1.1, whole genome shotgun sequence genomic window:
- the LOC144497207 gene encoding uridine-cytidine kinase 2-like isoform X1, whose translation MAGDSDQTVQNRKPFVIGVGGGTASGKSSVCAKIVQLLGQNEIDHHKRQVVIVSQDSFYRVLTAEQKGKAMKGQFNFDHPDAFDNELILNTLRDIIEGKTVEIPVYDFVSHSRKPETVTVYPADVVLFEGILAFYVQEIRDMFQMKLFVDTDADTRLSRRVLRDISERQRDLEQVLTQYITFVKPAFEEFCLPTKKYADVIIPRGAENLELFQFFPPVAINLIVQHIQDLLNGGLSKRNGCLNGYTVSCKRDTSDSNSRPH comes from the exons TCCTCAGTTTGTGCGAAAATAGTCCAACTGCTCGGTCAAAATGAAATCGATCATCATAAGCGGCAGGTGGTTATTGTGAGCCAAGACAGCTTTTACCGTGTGTTAACAGCTGAACAGAAAGGAAAAGCAATGAAAGGCCAATTTAACTTCGATCATCCAG ATGCTTTTGATAATGAATTAATATTGAATACCCTGAGGGATATCATTGAAGGCAAAACGGTTGAGATTCCAGTCTATGACTTTGTTTCTCATTCCAG AAAACCTGAGACAGTCACTGTTTACCCAGCAGACGTGGTGCTATTTGAAGGTATCCTGGCCTTTTACGTGCAAGAGATCCGGGACATGTTTCAGATGAAGTTGTTTGTGGACACCGATGCAGACACTCGGCTATCACGCAGAG TATTGAGAGACATCAGTGAAAGGCAGCGGGATCTAGAACAAGTTTTAACACAGTACATAACATTTGTCAAGCCAGCTTTTGAAGAATTCTGTCTCCCA aCAAAAAAGTACGCAGATGTCATCATTCCAAGAGGAGCAGAAAACTTGG AACTCTTCCAATTCTTCCCTCCAGTTGCCATAAACTTGATAGTGCAGCATATCCAAGACCTCCTCAATGGTGGGCTGAGCAAGCGGAATGGTTGTTTGAATGGCTACACTGTTTCATGCAAGAGAGACACTTCGGATTCCAACAGCAGACCACACTGA